The following proteins are co-located in the Ictalurus punctatus breed USDA103 chromosome 14, Coco_2.0, whole genome shotgun sequence genome:
- the LOC128634933 gene encoding uncharacterized protein LOC128634933 isoform X1 gives MAKLLSTFLLQMLFGFFTPCLLEIASTDHLSVPPGEIITLLCNITNYSEISWYRLRSEEVNLLISAEKSKLKKTFSLSYNVNKSHFDMTESSSSVSLVIIGVRETDLGFYFCGGRNRTTHIQFGKFIRLDFTADQHHETDRSDTQQSVGPALCGIIIIILSCVCAVFVSISIICSSLYCSTLQGENLQPEDQHLHRSPCHTHFPLFMTLPVVPGRTAALIH, from the exons atgGCCAAACTCCTGTCTACATTTCTTCTACAGATGCTGTTTG GTTTCTTTACACCGTGTCTCCTTGAGATCGCTTCAACTGATCATTTATCTGTCCCTCCTGGAGAGATCATCACCCTGCTCTGTAACATCACTAATTATTCTGAGATATCGTGGTATCGACTGAGATCTGAGGAGGTGAATCTGCTGATATCTGCTGAGAAATCTAAGCTGAAGAAAACCTTTTCCCTCAGTTATAATGTGAACAAGAGTCACTTTGATATGACAGAAAGCAGCAGTTCAGTCAGTTTAGTGATTATTGGAGTTAGAGAGACAGATCTGGGATTTTATTTCTGTGGAGGTCGAAACAGAACGACACACATTCAGTTTGGGAAATTCATCAGACTGGACTTTACAg CTGATCAGCATCATGAGACTGATCGTTCAGACACACAGCAGTCTGTAGGTCCTGCACTctgtggaattattattataatcctatcatgtgtgtgtgcggtctTTGTTTCAATAAGCATCATCTGCTCCTCTCTGTACTGTTCCACGCTACAAGGTGAGAACTTACAGCCTGAAGACCAACATTTACACCGTTCACcctgtcacacacacttccctttaTTTATGACACTTCCTGTTGTTCCAGGCCGTACAGCAGCCCTTATACACTAG
- the LOC128634933 gene encoding uncharacterized protein LOC128634933 isoform X2, with protein sequence MAKLLSTFLLQMLFGFFTPCLLEIASTDHLSVPPGEIITLLCNITNYSEISWYRLRSEEVNLLISAEKSKLKKTFSLSYNVNKSHFDMTESSSSVSLVIIGVRETDLGFYFCGGRNRTTHIQFGKFIRLDFTADQHHETDRSDTQQSVGPALCGIIIIILSCVCAVFVSISIICSSLYCSTLQDKCSSTGDSNEKEVDLHLSDLTSVTYTSVS encoded by the exons atgGCCAAACTCCTGTCTACATTTCTTCTACAGATGCTGTTTG GTTTCTTTACACCGTGTCTCCTTGAGATCGCTTCAACTGATCATTTATCTGTCCCTCCTGGAGAGATCATCACCCTGCTCTGTAACATCACTAATTATTCTGAGATATCGTGGTATCGACTGAGATCTGAGGAGGTGAATCTGCTGATATCTGCTGAGAAATCTAAGCTGAAGAAAACCTTTTCCCTCAGTTATAATGTGAACAAGAGTCACTTTGATATGACAGAAAGCAGCAGTTCAGTCAGTTTAGTGATTATTGGAGTTAGAGAGACAGATCTGGGATTTTATTTCTGTGGAGGTCGAAACAGAACGACACACATTCAGTTTGGGAAATTCATCAGACTGGACTTTACAg CTGATCAGCATCATGAGACTGATCGTTCAGACACACAGCAGTCTGTAGGTCCTGCACTctgtggaattattattataatcctatcatgtgtgtgtgcggtctTTGTTTCAATAAGCATCATCTGCTCCTCTCTGTACTGTTCCACGCTACAAG ATAAGTGTTCTTCCACTGGGGACTCAAACGAGAAG GAAGTGGACCTGCACCTGTCTGATTTGACCTCTGTGACCTACACAAGTGTCTCATGA